CGGCCGGTTCTCGTCCAATCGAACTGCCATTTATCCCGCACGAAGACCCACGTATCTGGGACTCGACTGACGCGCTGGAACTGAAAGAAGTTCCTGAAAAGCTGCTGGTCATGGGTGGCGGTATCATCGGCCTGGAAATGGGTACGGTTTACCACGCACTGGGTTCTCAGATCGACGTTGTTGAAATGTTCGACCAAGTGATCCCTGCGGCAGATAAAGACATCGTTAAAGTCTTCACCAAGCGCATTCAGAAGAAATTCAACCTGATGCTGGAAACGAAAGTGACCGCGGTTGAAGCGAAAGAAGACGGTATCTACGTGTCAATGGAAGGCAAGAAAGCACCGGCTGAGCCTGTACGTTACGACGCGGTTCTGGTTGCCATCGGCCGTGTACCAAACGGTAAGCTGATTGACGCTGAGAAAGCGGGTATCGAAGTTGACGAGCGCGGCTTCATCAATGTTGATAAGCAAATGCGTACCAACGTGCCTCACATCCACGCAATCGGCGACATCGTTGGCCAACCAATGCTGGCGCACAAAGGCGTGCATGAAGGCCACGTTGCGGCTGAAGTGATCTCTGGTAAGAAGCACTACTTCGACCCGAAAGTGATCCCTTCAATCGCGTACACTGAGCCAGAAGTTGCATGGGTTGGTAAGACTGAGAAAGAAGCGAAAGCGGAAGGTATCAACTACGAAGTTGCGACGTTCCCTTGGGCGGCATCTGGCCGTGCCATCGCCTCTGACTGCTCTGACGGTATGACCAAGATGATCTTCGACAAAGACACCCACCGTGTGATCGGTGGTGCGATTGTCGGGACGAACGGTGGTGAGCTGCTGGGCGAAATCGGTCTGGCGATCGAGATGGGTTGTGATGCAGAAGACATCGCACTGACCATCCACGCGCACCCAACGCTGCACGAATCTGTTGGTCTGGCTGCTGAAGTGTTCGAAGGTTCGATCACTGACCTGCCAAACCCGAAAGCCGTAAAGCGTAAGAAGTAAGCGCCGGCTTGAGAGATGGATAAAAAGCGCCTTTCGAGGCGCTTTTTTTGTGCCTGACGCTTAGCGTTGCCTGCGTCCGACAACGGGGCTGACTTGTTTCCAAACCCTTTGTTCTGTTGCTCTCCACCCTATCTTCCTTCACGTTCGTTGTCTTTGTACCACATGGCCCTCGAGCCAAACGACCTTCAGGCCAATGTGTTTCAACGTTATTCGCTTTCAGTTCCGTCATCTGCCCCGGCTTTTTCCGGCCGTCTTAATCCGAAGACGCCTTTTTGTCATGGTGCTCGTCACAGGCTGGGGCGGCAGGGCTGTGACATGGTGATGTGGAGCGTTGGTTTTTCGCTGGCTGTTGAAGCGGGGAGGCGAGTGCGATCAAAAAAGGAGAGCCGAAGCTCTCCTGTGGGGATCCCTGAATTGGGGTTACAGCCTGAAGGTCCCGACCATGTCGTCAAGGCGCTGCGACAGTGCCTGAAGCTCCTGGCTGGCGGTCGCCAGCTCGGCGGCCGTGTCTGCCGTCCGCTGGGTGGTGTCGTTGATCTCTTCAATGTTGCAGTTGATGTCGTTGACCACGGTCGACTGCTCTTCGGTTGCGGTCGCGACCTGGGTGTTCATGTCCGAAATCAGAGTGATCCGCTCGGCAATCGATACCAGGGCGCCGGAGGCTTCATCAGCCGAGGACACGCCGTCCGAGGTCAGCTGGCGGCTCTGCTCCATCGCATTCACCGCGTTGCCAGCTTCTTCCTGCAGGCGGTTGATCATTTGCTGGATCTCGTCGGTCGAGGCCGCGGTACGGCTGGCCAGGTTGCGCACTTCATCGGCCACTACGGCAAAGCCGCGGCCCTGCTCTCCGGCCCGGGCCGCTTCGATGGCGGCGTTGAGCGCCAGCAGGTTGGTCTGCTCGGAGATCCCGCGGATCACATCCAGAATACTGCCGATGGCCTGGGTGTTGTTGGCCAGCGAGCCAATCACGTCGCTCACCTGAGCGACATCCCGCGCCAGCTGGTTGATGTTATCACGGGCCTGAGCGACAACCTGCTGACCGCTCTGGGTCTCGGCATCAGCATTGTGGGCGGCTTCAGCGGCCTGGGCAGCATTGCCGGCAATCTCACTGACGGTGGCGCCCATTTGATTGATGGCGGTGACGACCTGGATGGTACGATCCCGTTGGCTATGGCTGTTATCCAGGGTCTGCTGGGCCTGCGAGGCGACTGATTCCGAAGCATGGCGCAGGGCAATACCGGTTTCAGCCACTTCCCGCACCGAGTGGTGGATTTTGCTGATAAAGCTGTTAAAGCCCGAAGAGAGTTGGGCAATCTCGTCTTTGCCTTCGATTTCAATCCGGCGGCGCAGATCGCCTTCGCCTTCGCCCAGATCCTTGAACACGTTGGCCAGTTGTTCAATCGGACGGGTGATATTGGTGCCGAGCCAGATTGCCAGCAGGGCAAATACAGCGGCAACGGCCAAAGTCAGCAGCATGATCTGATTCCGTGCCTGGTTCAGCCCGGCAAAGGCTTCTTCTTTGGGCAGCTCAGCCACGACATACCAGTCCATCGACGGAATATAGATGGTGGCCAGCAGACGGTCCTGACCGGCCAGGCGGGCCTGGGCCAGGTTGAAGTCGTTCTTACGCAGGAGCTGCTGGGCCACGGTCGGGCTGTATTCCTGGCGCAGATCCCGCTGTCCCATTTTCTGCTGATCTTTGTGCAACTGGATCATCCCAGCGGCATCGGTCAGGTAGACATAGCCACTTTGCTCCAACCGGAACTGGTTAATAAAGTCGACCATTTCATCCATTGAGCGGGAGAGGCCGGCCAGACCGCGGCCATTGAGTTGCTGGTAGTTGATAAACAGTTTGACCTCGCCGTTGGCTTCGCGAAACACATTGAGCATGTGTGCGTTACCGCTGGCGGTAAAGTTATAGAACCAGCTGTCCTGTTGTTGGGTGAGCTGGCGCAGGAAGCCATTCTGATTCCAGTAACGGCCGGACTGGCGATCAGCAATCGAGGCGTCGAGCAGCTGGTATTGGGACTTGATGTCATTGAGCTGGCCGACCAGCAGCGCTTCCTGCTGTGGCGTCACTTCGGTTGCGAACAAGGCGTTGGTCATCCGGTTGGTTGCCAGTTGCTGTGCGGCGGATTGCAATGCTGACACTTCTTTGTCAATGTGGTTG
Above is a window of Photobacterium sp. TY1-4 DNA encoding:
- the lpdA gene encoding dihydrolipoyl dehydrogenase, yielding MSKEIKAQVVVLGSGPAGYSAAFRCADLGLETVLIEKYSTLGGVCLNVGCIPSKALLHVAKVIEEAKAMADHGVVFGEPQTDINKIRVWKEKVINQLTGGLGGMAKMRKVNVVNGYGKFTGPNTIVVEGEETTTITFDNAIVAAGSRPIELPFIPHEDPRIWDSTDALELKEVPEKLLVMGGGIIGLEMGTVYHALGSQIDVVEMFDQVIPAADKDIVKVFTKRIQKKFNLMLETKVTAVEAKEDGIYVSMEGKKAPAEPVRYDAVLVAIGRVPNGKLIDAEKAGIEVDERGFINVDKQMRTNVPHIHAIGDIVGQPMLAHKGVHEGHVAAEVISGKKHYFDPKVIPSIAYTEPEVAWVGKTEKEAKAEGINYEVATFPWAASGRAIASDCSDGMTKMIFDKDTHRVIGGAIVGTNGGELLGEIGLAIEMGCDAEDIALTIHAHPTLHESVGLAAEVFEGSITDLPNPKAVKRKK
- a CDS encoding methyl-accepting chemotaxis protein codes for the protein MKFNQLTIKKKLIMAMIFAVLASTALVGILSQQQARQVVEDRLLTSELPATLMQIRNHIDKEVSALQSAAQQLATNRMTNALFATEVTPQQEALLVGQLNDIKSQYQLLDASIADRQSGRYWNQNGFLRQLTQQQDSWFYNFTASGNAHMLNVFREANGEVKLFINYQQLNGRGLAGLSRSMDEMVDFINQFRLEQSGYVYLTDAAGMIQLHKDQQKMGQRDLRQEYSPTVAQQLLRKNDFNLAQARLAGQDRLLATIYIPSMDWYVVAELPKEEAFAGLNQARNQIMLLTLAVAAVFALLAIWLGTNITRPIEQLANVFKDLGEGEGDLRRRIEIEGKDEIAQLSSGFNSFISKIHHSVREVAETGIALRHASESVASQAQQTLDNSHSQRDRTIQVVTAINQMGATVSEIAGNAAQAAEAAHNADAETQSGQQVVAQARDNINQLARDVAQVSDVIGSLANNTQAIGSILDVIRGISEQTNLLALNAAIEAARAGEQGRGFAVVADEVRNLASRTAASTDEIQQMINRLQEEAGNAVNAMEQSRQLTSDGVSSADEASGALVSIAERITLISDMNTQVATATEEQSTVVNDINCNIEEINDTTQRTADTAAELATASQELQALSQRLDDMVGTFRL